In one window of Spartinivicinus marinus DNA:
- a CDS encoding TOMM precursor leader peptide-binding protein produces MPNLYKINTSYLYAKLTSNKLIALSESDSFLLEREIFCDILTEFANVSFNIEEIVSRLSNIHPPALILRAFNKLVSSSLVISLNREHNIPIHTDITFLVNHTPTSLKDKVKLIELEKNCTIHPLLIQHGFKLSNNTDFSIVVVNDYLDPKLVQINQTQLKNQSPWLLFKPFGNQVRIGPLFVPGNNTLCWQCLAYRLKMHQPFAYLVDNASKVIKRAKPLATEESLTIAVRQLKKVLAEIDLKDGSHLSSILCLNLVEGKLESHNAYKRPQCPECGMPYKIDYSNLQINNESTISDCSGGYRSTSPELTYNKYQYLIDPITGIIPALRHYSNANTAPLFNYSSGRNLALQSKNLFWLNNHLRSCSGGKGKSTQQAKAGALCEAIERYSMMYHEQQPCKVASLVELGNIAIHPNSCMNFSEQQFANRESINQQCSSFYSLVPIKFDSHQQLDWASVYSLINKEIKYLPSAYCYAQYPHEDESALIAYPDSNGCAAGNTYAEAILQGSLELIERDAAAIWWYNKILRPEVDLHNIGNDYIATLLDFYRSKERSLFVLDITTDLGIPAFVAVSYNLSNNKEIIYGFGCHLNTLIAVERSIIELNQLLPILLDKKLDQLDHQLNDWLTLQSIDDHPYLLPSNSNKINPLNHYPDDHPTTISSAVNKITDHFAKAEIDLFMLDLTQPDIGMPVVKTIAPGLRHFWRRTGPGRLYTVPVKMGWLDSAYNEDELNPYSIVI; encoded by the coding sequence ATGCCAAATTTATATAAAATCAACACTAGCTACCTCTATGCTAAACTAACATCAAACAAGTTAATTGCTTTATCAGAGTCAGATAGTTTTCTATTAGAGAGAGAAATTTTCTGTGACATACTTACTGAATTTGCTAACGTAAGCTTTAATATCGAAGAAATTGTAAGTCGATTGTCAAATATACACCCACCCGCTCTCATACTACGTGCATTTAATAAACTTGTATCTTCAAGCCTAGTTATATCCTTAAATAGGGAGCATAATATTCCTATTCATACTGATATAACTTTTTTAGTGAATCATACACCAACCAGCCTCAAAGATAAGGTGAAACTAATTGAGCTTGAGAAAAACTGCACTATCCACCCTTTACTGATACAACATGGTTTTAAGCTTTCTAATAATACTGATTTTTCGATTGTAGTAGTTAATGATTACCTTGACCCAAAGCTGGTTCAAATCAACCAAACCCAATTGAAAAATCAATCGCCTTGGTTGTTATTTAAACCCTTTGGAAACCAGGTCAGGATAGGTCCATTATTTGTACCAGGTAATAATACCCTATGCTGGCAATGCCTTGCTTATCGACTAAAAATGCACCAACCTTTTGCTTACTTAGTTGATAATGCAAGTAAGGTTATAAAACGAGCTAAACCTTTAGCAACAGAAGAGTCATTAACTATAGCTGTCAGACAACTTAAAAAAGTACTAGCAGAAATAGACTTAAAAGATGGTAGTCATTTATCATCAATATTGTGCCTTAACCTGGTAGAAGGAAAACTAGAGAGTCATAATGCTTATAAACGTCCTCAATGCCCAGAATGTGGAATGCCTTATAAGATTGACTATAGCAATCTACAAATAAATAATGAAAGCACAATTAGCGACTGTTCCGGAGGTTATCGTAGCACTTCTCCAGAATTGACATACAACAAGTATCAATATTTAATTGACCCAATCACAGGTATTATTCCAGCCCTTAGACATTATAGCAACGCAAATACTGCTCCTCTTTTTAACTATTCATCAGGACGCAACTTAGCCTTACAAAGTAAAAACTTATTTTGGTTAAATAATCATCTTCGATCCTGTAGTGGTGGAAAAGGAAAAAGTACTCAACAAGCCAAAGCTGGTGCATTATGCGAAGCTATAGAGCGTTATTCAATGATGTACCATGAACAACAGCCTTGTAAGGTTGCCAGTTTGGTTGAACTAGGCAATATCGCTATACATCCCAATAGCTGTATGAATTTTAGTGAACAGCAGTTTGCAAACAGAGAATCGATTAACCAACAATGCTCATCATTTTACTCATTAGTTCCTATAAAATTTGACTCTCATCAGCAGCTTGATTGGGCTTCAGTTTACTCTCTAATCAACAAAGAAATAAAATACTTACCCTCTGCCTACTGTTATGCTCAATATCCACATGAAGATGAATCAGCATTGATCGCCTATCCAGATTCTAACGGCTGTGCTGCCGGAAATACCTATGCTGAGGCTATCTTACAAGGCTCACTAGAACTCATCGAACGTGATGCTGCTGCAATCTGGTGGTATAATAAAATACTCAGACCAGAAGTTGACTTACATAATATAGGCAATGATTACATTGCAACTCTTCTTGATTTTTATCGATCAAAAGAGCGAAGCTTATTTGTCCTCGATATTACCACTGACTTAGGTATACCAGCTTTTGTTGCTGTTTCATACAACCTATCCAATAACAAAGAAATCATATATGGCTTTGGTTGTCATTTAAATACTTTAATTGCAGTCGAGCGCAGTATTATTGAGCTAAACCAACTACTTCCTATACTGCTGGATAAAAAGCTTGATCAATTGGACCACCAACTAAATGACTGGTTAACCTTACAAAGTATTGATGATCACCCTTATTTACTCCCTAGTAATTCTAATAAAATAAATCCTCTCAACCACTACCCTGATGATCACCCTACAACTATTTCATCAGCTGTTAACAAAATAACTGACCACTTTGCAAAAGCTGAGATTGATTTATTCATGTTAGATTTAACTCAACCTGATATTGGTATGCCGGTTGTGAAAACGATTGCACCAGGCTTAAGGCATTTTTGGCGAAGAACTGGACCAGGCAGGTTATATACTGTCCCAGTTAAAATGGGATGGCTTGATAGTGCTTACAATGAAGATGAGCTAAACCCATATAGTATTGTCATCTAG
- a CDS encoding ABC transporter substrate-binding protein, which translates to MKMFYSLCSFGLISLLLTAPTAVVYAKEGAGVSADKIKLGSVLALRGRARSLGVGMRQGLEAAFSGVTVKGKTIEVVFENDGYEPDLAVKATNKLIKENIFLMIGNVGTPTAKVTLPVLAKQQVPAVGFFTGAGLLRPGPGPVINYRASYVQETEAVINAALDHGLKPTEVCAYVQNDAYGMAGLTGIKLALEKANADSELLNKLTNMISMTGDNPPRNKVGPVGVYKRNTREINPGYESLKNWEQTNNSKCRLVVTVGAYDNISQMIRLANKTNTENWIFSAVSFTGANVLKEKLVGFGVHERVIMTQVVPLLNSDLPIVQEAKTALGTKFGFVSLEGYIVGKMTAKLLEQMPSPITRDNFVSYAKTAAFDLGGLAIDFTKNGYQGSDLVIPSYLTKEGYVQMTKTIWESITK; encoded by the coding sequence ATGAAGATGTTTTACTCACTATGTTCTTTTGGTTTAATTTCACTCTTATTAACAGCACCTACTGCAGTGGTTTATGCAAAAGAGGGAGCAGGTGTTTCAGCAGATAAAATTAAACTGGGTAGTGTACTTGCCCTTAGGGGCCGAGCGAGAAGTTTAGGTGTGGGAATGCGGCAGGGCCTGGAAGCCGCTTTTTCGGGTGTTACTGTTAAAGGAAAAACAATCGAGGTTGTTTTTGAAAATGATGGCTATGAGCCTGATCTTGCTGTCAAAGCGACAAACAAGCTGATAAAAGAAAATATATTTTTGATGATTGGTAATGTAGGTACGCCAACAGCCAAGGTTACCTTACCAGTTTTAGCTAAACAACAGGTTCCCGCAGTGGGCTTTTTTACAGGGGCCGGCTTGTTACGGCCAGGTCCTGGTCCTGTTATTAATTATCGAGCCAGCTATGTTCAAGAAACAGAAGCGGTTATTAATGCGGCTCTAGATCATGGATTAAAGCCCACAGAGGTTTGTGCTTATGTACAAAATGATGCTTATGGAATGGCTGGCTTAACGGGAATAAAGTTGGCTTTAGAAAAAGCCAACGCAGATAGTGAGCTATTAAATAAGCTGACCAATATGATTAGTATGACAGGTGATAACCCACCACGAAATAAAGTAGGTCCAGTAGGCGTTTATAAACGTAACACCCGAGAAATTAACCCTGGCTATGAGTCATTAAAAAATTGGGAGCAAACCAATAACAGCAAATGCCGGTTAGTTGTTACAGTCGGGGCTTACGATAATATTTCGCAAATGATTCGTTTGGCTAACAAAACCAATACAGAAAACTGGATTTTCTCAGCCGTATCTTTTACTGGTGCTAATGTACTTAAAGAAAAACTAGTGGGATTTGGCGTTCATGAGCGGGTAATCATGACACAAGTAGTACCATTGCTTAACTCAGATTTGCCGATTGTTCAGGAAGCAAAAACTGCATTAGGTACAAAATTCGGTTTTGTTTCTTTAGAAGGCTATATCGTTGGTAAAATGACAGCAAAATTATTAGAGCAAATGCCAAGCCCTATTACTCGAGACAACTTTGTTAGCTATGCCAAAACAGCAGCATTTGATTTGGGTGGCCTTGCCATCGATTTTACTAAAAACGGTTACCAAGGTTCAGATTTAGTTATCCCCAGTTATTTGACTAAAGAAGGATATGTTCAAATGACAAAAACTATCTGGGAGTCAATAACAAAATAA
- a CDS encoding DMT family transporter: MMEVTHHPLKGAAWMLSAGLAFALINTLTQVLSIQMKMNSTSVAFIQYAIALIVFIPWVYKTGIKATLSTSYPALHVLRVVLAVVGIQLWIWALAYPIPIWQGIALLMTSPLMATLGAGLFLKERVGLYRWLATLVGFCGAMLILEPWSESFNWAALLPLGAAFFWASYSLMVKRLSRDDTSSTMVMYLLLLMTPFNALLAFSDFTQPANLNAWLFLVCIGLLTAFAQWAIARAYAVADAAFVQPWDHFKLPVNVLAGYLVFGWMPPGRLWLGAAMIILAVAFITHWENREQQVAVKV, encoded by the coding sequence ATGATGGAAGTGACACACCACCCTTTGAAAGGTGCCGCCTGGATGCTCAGTGCTGGGTTGGCCTTTGCGTTAATTAATACCTTAACTCAAGTGTTGAGCATTCAGATGAAAATGAACTCAACCTCAGTAGCATTCATTCAATATGCCATTGCATTAATTGTGTTCATCCCTTGGGTATATAAAACAGGCATTAAAGCCACTTTAAGTACGTCATATCCTGCTCTTCATGTATTACGGGTCGTACTCGCTGTTGTTGGTATACAGCTTTGGATTTGGGCGTTAGCTTACCCTATCCCCATTTGGCAAGGCATCGCGTTGCTAATGACCTCTCCTTTAATGGCAACGTTAGGTGCAGGTCTGTTTCTGAAAGAGCGGGTCGGTTTATACCGCTGGTTGGCGACACTCGTTGGCTTTTGTGGAGCAATGTTAATTTTAGAGCCCTGGTCAGAATCCTTTAATTGGGCTGCATTGCTGCCACTGGGTGCCGCGTTTTTTTGGGCAAGCTACTCCTTAATGGTTAAGCGTTTAAGTCGAGACGACACATCCAGTACAATGGTGATGTACTTATTACTGCTCATGACCCCTTTTAATGCTTTATTGGCTTTTTCAGACTTTACCCAACCAGCAAACCTTAACGCTTGGCTATTTTTAGTGTGTATTGGATTACTCACCGCCTTTGCTCAGTGGGCGATTGCAAGGGCTTATGCTGTTGCTGATGCAGCATTTGTGCAACCTTGGGATCACTTTAAACTACCCGTGAATGTATTAGCCGGTTACTTGGTATTCGGCTGGATGCCACCAGGACGCTTATGGCTAGGAGCAGCCATGATCATTTTAGCTGTGGCATTTATTACCCACTGGGAAAACCGCGAGCAACAAGTGGCAGTAAAAGTGTAA
- a CDS encoding TOMM system kinase/cyclase fusion protein — translation MESPELLLLNKNIHLPSDKYSLIEKIGEGGFGQVYKAKQTNTGQLVAIKFLTLNPAFNADKKRRYIERFARETLLCSRLHHPHIVRLLDKGQEESDLLYAVFEYVEGLSLKERLARSGPLLPAEAAQTMAQVLDALAHAHKQGVVHRDIKPANIMLSQVGATTHVKILDFGIGSLVNEARQLDYKTITLTQETLGTPSYSAPEQLRGEPPTPQTDIYVWGLVFLECLTGKPAVSGSNLASIFHKQLSHSNIPIPPAIAGHPVTVLLRRVLNKKANERAANAAELYHEFTQINLATIVGDLSEENASMIPPTTTQAVTAQYNKTIVNDTQFYHTSLTEVKQLTVLCLTLQIKSVVDVTANTEILDTLHRDQKAQCIDTAIRFGAYHVGTLGDTLLFYFGYPKVSENDCRLSARTALEIFSNLTKTNALLKKTQGVEIHPKIGIHTGAVTIYSDATPEGETPNLAMELARLAMPMQVLCSEFTKNQLERYIEFEPTSAKVTSYQQRELLLYSLKAERAVEAFGFLRANHSNQNFIARQHELNQLIKLLNNNQIKNSTDQNHTQFAHVWGEAGIGKSRLIFEFRRKATSFNHYIAQCLPEHKNNALYPVLNLLKYQYALDSISPEKAIQVLKSQVNNSGQLDEKQSIPILYSWLGLPLPDYLSDVAFSPDSQKQILFITLSCLLNQQSNLTSNQHNLYIFEDIHWADPTTLEFIAYWLASEAFAKNQAIFVSTSREVIPQHLSAHPFTIVELSKLDYNNTAEFIISRFEHQNVSDQVLDIVATRTDGIPLFIEEMVNMLKQKQLVQYLNGIIDFSSPDKINEVPSSLRESLQQKLDSLVYGKETAQLAATIGREFNYKLLVSASSRSEEQVQIDLNELIEADLVYLQRKIGDDTYIFKHALVRDAAYESIPSDKLEGFHKYVADTLVSHFESFIKNNPGVVADHYHKANDFILASQYGIKDVSNLSQRSLDQEAEQRSKQVNQWIALINSNQSVEKRITNELQLQLNSALLPVRTKIQGWGAKGIKQLAEENIQLINHIKDSNESNLSNKELSQLEYKAEWVLLIYHHYQGNRKIARKLGEELLKKARQKKDRIQELIVRTTLGQAYFFDCDFSLAKETLAWVIENYDHEKDINLNIEYGFDPYHFSSGNIMAIEALTGNITKALQYRDNCLAQAIKTNNISTIATGYTWGTIYYFIMYDREGMRQWCEEGIKSYGKKFQDNWILDHFYMNYDWTQNQYERAAKTVKDCIESGQVGFLHWYDPLLARTYIEHRMFNEAVNILESSLKRSQGFGDICILSILYRHLAIAYYCQAGYLNKKSEDCFQKAISEAQQRHSIWQEFMAIYEYLKYSEITSDRRGLYLRLKEIILLLKGTNDEKHLNNNAHFIQANSLVLRRFKDERDAI, via the coding sequence ATGGAATCGCCAGAGCTACTGTTATTAAACAAAAATATCCACTTACCTTCAGATAAGTACAGTTTAATTGAAAAAATAGGTGAAGGAGGCTTTGGCCAAGTATATAAAGCCAAGCAAACTAACACTGGGCAACTGGTTGCCATCAAGTTTTTAACCCTCAATCCAGCATTTAATGCTGATAAAAAAAGACGCTATATCGAGCGATTTGCGCGTGAAACTCTTTTATGCAGCCGCTTACATCACCCTCATATTGTCCGGCTTTTAGATAAAGGACAAGAAGAGAGTGACCTGCTGTATGCTGTATTTGAATATGTGGAAGGTCTATCCCTCAAAGAACGTTTAGCACGGTCAGGCCCATTATTACCTGCAGAAGCAGCGCAAACTATGGCACAGGTTTTAGATGCCCTAGCCCACGCCCATAAACAAGGCGTTGTTCACCGAGATATTAAGCCAGCCAATATTATGCTCAGCCAGGTAGGGGCAACCACCCACGTTAAAATATTAGATTTTGGTATTGGCTCTTTAGTGAATGAAGCACGACAGCTTGATTATAAAACCATTACTTTAACTCAAGAAACCCTGGGTACTCCCTCCTACAGTGCGCCAGAACAATTACGCGGAGAACCCCCTACCCCACAAACGGATATTTATGTATGGGGATTAGTTTTTCTAGAGTGCTTAACGGGTAAACCAGCCGTATCAGGCTCAAACCTAGCCTCTATTTTTCACAAACAATTAAGTCATTCCAATATTCCAATACCACCAGCCATTGCAGGCCATCCTGTCACAGTTTTGCTGAGACGGGTCTTGAATAAAAAAGCGAATGAACGGGCTGCCAATGCCGCTGAACTGTATCATGAATTTACCCAAATTAACTTAGCAACGATTGTAGGCGACTTAAGTGAAGAAAACGCCTCAATGATTCCGCCAACAACTACCCAAGCTGTCACTGCTCAATACAACAAAACAATAGTTAATGATACCCAGTTTTATCATACCAGCCTAACTGAAGTTAAACAGCTGACTGTTTTATGTCTGACGTTACAGATTAAGTCTGTGGTTGATGTAACAGCTAACACCGAAATACTGGATACGCTGCACCGTGATCAGAAAGCACAGTGTATTGATACTGCCATACGCTTTGGTGCTTATCATGTGGGTACCCTTGGTGACACCCTACTGTTTTATTTTGGTTACCCTAAAGTCAGTGAAAATGATTGCCGATTATCTGCCCGTACGGCATTAGAAATTTTCAGTAATTTAACCAAAACCAATGCCTTATTAAAGAAAACCCAAGGGGTTGAAATACACCCTAAAATAGGTATTCATACGGGTGCTGTCACTATCTATTCAGATGCTACACCAGAAGGTGAAACACCCAATCTCGCCATGGAGCTAGCCCGCCTTGCTATGCCGATGCAAGTACTTTGCTCTGAGTTCACGAAAAATCAATTAGAGCGTTACATTGAATTCGAGCCAACCAGTGCTAAGGTGACTAGCTATCAGCAACGTGAGTTGCTTTTATACAGCTTAAAGGCTGAACGTGCCGTTGAAGCCTTTGGCTTTTTACGAGCCAATCACTCCAATCAAAACTTTATTGCCCGTCAGCATGAGCTAAATCAACTTATTAAGTTGTTAAATAACAATCAAATAAAAAACTCCACTGATCAGAATCATACCCAATTTGCACATGTGTGGGGTGAAGCAGGAATTGGCAAATCCCGACTTATCTTTGAATTTCGAAGGAAAGCTACAAGCTTTAACCACTATATTGCCCAATGTTTACCAGAACATAAAAATAATGCACTATATCCAGTACTTAACCTATTAAAATATCAGTATGCTTTGGATTCAATATCACCTGAAAAAGCAATTCAAGTACTAAAAAGTCAAGTTAATAACTCTGGTCAATTAGACGAAAAACAATCTATTCCAATACTTTATTCTTGGTTAGGCTTACCATTACCAGATTATTTATCGGATGTTGCTTTTTCACCAGATTCCCAGAAACAAATCTTATTTATCACGTTAAGCTGCCTACTTAATCAGCAAAGTAATTTAACTTCCAACCAACATAACTTGTATATTTTCGAAGATATTCACTGGGCAGACCCAACTACCTTAGAGTTTATTGCTTATTGGCTAGCTAGTGAAGCGTTTGCTAAAAATCAGGCAATTTTTGTCAGCACCTCACGTGAAGTAATACCCCAGCACCTATCAGCACATCCCTTTACAATCGTTGAGTTATCAAAGCTAGATTATAATAATACTGCCGAGTTTATTATTAGCCGCTTTGAACATCAAAATGTTTCTGATCAAGTGTTGGATATTGTTGCCACTCGAACTGATGGGATCCCCTTATTTATCGAAGAAATGGTCAATATGCTTAAGCAAAAGCAATTAGTCCAGTATTTAAATGGCATTATTGACTTTAGTAGTCCTGATAAAATCAATGAAGTCCCTTCCAGCTTAAGGGAGTCTCTCCAACAAAAACTGGATAGTTTAGTTTATGGCAAGGAAACCGCTCAATTAGCTGCGACCATTGGCCGTGAGTTTAATTATAAGTTGTTAGTATCAGCTTCTAGCCGCAGTGAAGAGCAAGTTCAAATAGACCTGAATGAGTTAATAGAAGCAGACCTGGTATATTTACAACGCAAAATTGGTGATGATACTTATATCTTTAAGCATGCTTTGGTTAGGGATGCAGCTTATGAAAGCATCCCCTCTGACAAGCTTGAAGGTTTTCATAAGTATGTAGCAGATACACTGGTTAGTCATTTCGAGAGTTTTATCAAAAACAACCCTGGTGTAGTTGCTGATCACTATCATAAAGCCAATGATTTCATTCTTGCAAGTCAATATGGCATTAAAGATGTCAGTAACTTGTCACAAAGATCTTTAGATCAAGAAGCTGAACAACGTAGTAAACAAGTCAATCAATGGATTGCCTTAATTAATTCTAATCAATCTGTAGAAAAAAGAATAACAAATGAGTTGCAACTCCAATTAAACTCAGCACTTTTACCTGTTAGAACAAAGATTCAAGGTTGGGGGGCAAAAGGTATCAAACAGCTTGCTGAAGAGAATATTCAGCTAATTAACCATATCAAAGATTCAAATGAAAGTAATTTATCTAATAAGGAATTAAGTCAGCTGGAATATAAAGCAGAGTGGGTACTGCTGATATATCATCACTATCAAGGTAATAGGAAAATAGCCAGAAAACTAGGTGAAGAGCTTCTGAAGAAAGCTCGTCAAAAAAAAGACAGAATACAAGAGTTGATTGTTAGGACGACTTTAGGCCAGGCTTACTTTTTTGATTGCGACTTTTCATTAGCTAAAGAAACTCTAGCATGGGTAATAGAAAACTATGATCATGAAAAAGACATCAACTTAAATATTGAATATGGATTTGATCCCTATCACTTTTCTTCTGGAAATATCATGGCCATTGAGGCTCTTACTGGTAATATAACAAAAGCCCTACAGTATCGAGACAACTGTTTGGCACAGGCGATTAAAACCAATAATATATCAACGATAGCCACTGGTTACACCTGGGGCACTATTTATTATTTTATTATGTATGATCGAGAAGGTATGAGACAGTGGTGTGAAGAAGGTATAAAAAGTTACGGTAAAAAATTTCAAGACAACTGGATTCTTGATCACTTTTATATGAACTATGATTGGACTCAAAATCAATATGAGCGGGCAGCAAAGACAGTTAAAGATTGTATTGAATCCGGTCAAGTTGGCTTTTTACATTGGTACGATCCATTATTGGCAAGAACTTACATAGAGCATAGAATGTTTAATGAAGCAGTTAATATACTTGAAAGTTCATTAAAAAGATCACAAGGTTTTGGCGATATTTGCATTTTATCTATTCTTTATCGCCACCTTGCAATTGCTTATTATTGTCAAGCAGGCTACCTTAATAAAAAAAGTGAGGACTGTTTTCAAAAAGCTATTAGTGAAGCACAGCAGCGTCATAGTATATGGCAAGAGTTTATGGCAATTTATGAATATTTAAAATACTCTGAGATAACAAGCGATAGAAGAGGTTTATATCTACGACTAAAAGAAATCATTCTATTGCTTAAAGGGACGAATGATGAGAAACACCTAAATAACAATGCCCACTTTATTCAAGCAAACAGTTTAGTTTTAAGGAGATTTAAAGATGAAAGAGATGCTATCTAG